In one window of Ovis aries strain OAR_USU_Benz2616 breed Rambouillet chromosome 3, ARS-UI_Ramb_v3.0, whole genome shotgun sequence DNA:
- the EMG1 gene encoding ribosomal RNA small subunit methyltransferase NEP1 isoform X1 yields the protein MAAPSGAFQPRERRAAEQEEDWDAVAPKRPRLGAGSKIGGRRLIVVLEGASLETVKVGKTYELLNCDKHKSILLKNGRDPGEVRPDIAHQSLLMLMDSPLNRAGLLQVYIHTQKNVLIEVNPQTRIPRTFDRFCGLMVQLLHKLSVRAADGPQKLLKVIKNPVSDHFPVGCMKIGTSFSVPVVSDVRELAPSSDPIVFVVGAFAHGKMWSTQRRWCPSATTRSLLPSPVQKSPLPLKKRGGSSDSRARSQQTLRMLLPAPVLS from the exons ATGGCTGCGCCCAGTGGTGCATTCCAACCTCGTGAGCGCCGGGCTGCGGAGCAGGAAGAGGACTGGGATGCTGTGGCGCCCAAGCGGCCCCGACTTGGGGCGGGTAGCAAGATCGGAGGCCGTAGGCTCATTGTGGTGCTGGAAGGAGCCAGTCTGGAGACAGTCAAG GTGGGGAAGACGTATGAGCTGCTCAACTGTGACAAGCACAAGTCCATCTTGTTGAAGAATGGCCGGGACCCTGGGGAAGTGAGGCCGGACATAGCTCACCAG AGTTTACTGATGCTGATGGACAGTCCCCTGAACCGGGCGGGCTTGCTCCAGGTTTACATCCATACGCAGAAGAATGTGCTGATTGAAGTGAACCCCCAGACTCGAATTCCCAGAACCTTTGACCGCTTTTGTGGCCTCATGG TTCAGCTTTTACACAAACTCAGCGTTCGAGCTGCTGATGGCCCCCAGAAGCTCTTGAAG gtgATTAAGAATCCAGTGTCAGACCACTTCCCAGTTGGGTGTATGAAAATTGGCACTTCCTTTTCTGTCCCGGTTGTCAGTGATGTGCGAGAACTGGCGCCCAGCAGTGACCCCATTGTCTTTGTGGTGGGGGCCTTTGCCCACGGCAAG ATGTGGAGTACACAGAGAAGATGGTGTCCATCAGCAACTACCCGCTCTCTGCTGCCCTCACCTGTGCAAAAGTCACCACTGCCTTTGAAGAAGCGTGGGGGGTCGTCTGACAGCAGAGCCCGGTCCCAACAGACACTGCGAATGTTGCTTCCCGCCCCTGTCCTCAGTTGA
- the EMG1 gene encoding ribosomal RNA small subunit methyltransferase NEP1 isoform X4: MAAPSGAFQPRERRAAEQEEDWDAVAPKRPRLGAGSKIGGRRLIVVLEGASLETVKVGKTYELLNCDKHKSILLKNGRDPGEVRPDIAHQLLHKLSVRAADGPQKLLKVIKNPVSDHFPVGCMKIGTSFSVPVVSDVRELAPSSDPIVFVVGAFAHGKMWSTQRRWCPSATTRSLLPSPVQKSPLPLKKRGGSSDSRARSQQTLRMLLPAPVLS, translated from the exons ATGGCTGCGCCCAGTGGTGCATTCCAACCTCGTGAGCGCCGGGCTGCGGAGCAGGAAGAGGACTGGGATGCTGTGGCGCCCAAGCGGCCCCGACTTGGGGCGGGTAGCAAGATCGGAGGCCGTAGGCTCATTGTGGTGCTGGAAGGAGCCAGTCTGGAGACAGTCAAG GTGGGGAAGACGTATGAGCTGCTCAACTGTGACAAGCACAAGTCCATCTTGTTGAAGAATGGCCGGGACCCTGGGGAAGTGAGGCCGGACATAGCTCACCAG CTTTTACACAAACTCAGCGTTCGAGCTGCTGATGGCCCCCAGAAGCTCTTGAAG gtgATTAAGAATCCAGTGTCAGACCACTTCCCAGTTGGGTGTATGAAAATTGGCACTTCCTTTTCTGTCCCGGTTGTCAGTGATGTGCGAGAACTGGCGCCCAGCAGTGACCCCATTGTCTTTGTGGTGGGGGCCTTTGCCCACGGCAAG ATGTGGAGTACACAGAGAAGATGGTGTCCATCAGCAACTACCCGCTCTCTGCTGCCCTCACCTGTGCAAAAGTCACCACTGCCTTTGAAGAAGCGTGGGGGGTCGTCTGACAGCAGAGCCCGGTCCCAACAGACACTGCGAATGTTGCTTCCCGCCCCTGTCCTCAGTTGA
- the LPCAT3 gene encoding lysophospholipid acyltransferase 5, with product MASAAEGDMEAELTRGLQWGFQDLSLNKLATSLGASEQALRLIISIFLGYPLALFYRRYLFYKDSYLIHLFHTFTGLSIAYYNFGTQLYHSLLCIVLQFLILRLMGRTITAVLTTFCVQMGYLLAGYYNTATGTYDIKWTMPHCVLTLKLIGLAIDYYDGGKDQKSLTSEQQIYAIRGVPSLLEVAGFSYFYGAFLVGPQFSMNHYMKLVRGELTDVPGKIPNSTIPALRRLALGLVYLVGYTLLSPHITEDYLLSDDYENGSFWFRCMYMLLWGKFVLYKYVTCWLVTEGVCILTGLGFNGFDEYGTAKWDACANMKVWLFETNPRFTGTIASFNINTNAWVSRYFFKRLKFLGNKVLSQGLSLLFLALWHGLHSGYLVCFQMEFLIVIVERQAASLIRDSPVLSRLASITVLQPVYYLVQQTIHWLFMGYSMTAFCLFTWDKWMKVYKSIYFLGHVFFLSLLFILPYVRKVMVPRKEKLKKME from the exons ATGGCGTCCGCAGCCGAGGGGGACATGGAAGCCGAGCTGACGAGGGGGCTGCAGTGGGGTTTCCAAGACCTGAGCCTTAACAAGTTGGCGACGTCCCTGGGCGCGTCAGAACAGGCGCTGCGGCTCATCATCTCCATCTTCTTAG GTTACCCCTTGGCTTTATTTTATCGGCGTTACCTTTTCTACAAGGACAGCTACCTCATCCACCTTTTCCACACCTTTACGGGCCTCTCAATCGCTTATTATAACTTTG GAACCCAGCTCTACCACTCCCTGCTCTGCATCGTGCTGCAGTTCCTCATCCTCCGGCTGATGGGCCGAACCATCACCGCTGTGCTCACCACCTTCTGCGTCCAGATG GGCTACCTTCTGGCCGGATATTACAACACAGCCACCGGCACCTATGACATCAAGTGGACGATGCCACACTGTGTCCTGACCTTGAAGCTGATCG GTCTGGCTATCGACTACTATGATGGAGGGAAGGATCAG AAATCCCTGACCTCCGAGCAGCAGATATATGCCATACGGGGTGTCCCCTCCCTGCTGGAAGTCGCTGGCTTCTCCTACTTCTATGGAGCCTTCCTGGTGGGGCCCCAGTTCTCCATGAACCACTACATGAAGCTGGTGCGGGGAGAGCTGACCGATGTCCCAGGGAAGATACCAAACAG CACCATACCTGCTCTCCGGCGCCTGGCCCTGGGCCTGGTCTACCTAGTGGGCTACACCCTGCTCAGCCCCCACATCACCGAAGACTATCTCCTCAGCGACGACTACGAA AACGGCAGCTTCTGGTTCCGCTGCATGTACATGCTGCTCTGGGGCAAGTTCGTGCTGTACAAATATGTCACCTGTTGGCTGGTCACG GAAGGCGTGTGCATTCTGACGGGGCTGGGCTTCAATGGCTTCGACGAGTATGGGACTGCCAAGTGGGATGCCTGCGCCAACATGAAGGTGTGGCTCTTTGAAACCAACCCCCGCTTCACGGGCACCATTGCTTCTTTCAACATCAACACCAACGCCTGGGTGTCCCG CTACTTCTTCAAGCGACTCAAGTTCCTCGGAAATAAAGTTCTATCCCAGGGCCTGTCGTTGCTATTCTTGGCGCTCTGGCACGGCCTCCACTCAGGGTACCTGGTCTGCTTCCAGATGGAGTTCCTCATTGTTATTGTGGAGAGACAG GCTGCCAGCTTGATTCGAGACAGCCCGGTCCTGAGCAGGTTGGCCTCCATCACCGTCCTGCAGCCCGTCTACTATCTGGTGCAGCAGACCATCCACTGGCTCTTCATGGGTTACTCGATGACCGCTTTCTGCCTCTTCACATGGGACAAGTGGATGAAG GTGTACAAGTCCATCTATTTCCTTGGCCACGTCTTCTTCTTGAGTCTACTATTCATATTGCCTTATGTCCGTAAAGTGATGGTGCCGAGGaaagagaagttaaagaaaatGGAGTAA
- the EMG1 gene encoding ribosomal RNA small subunit methyltransferase NEP1 isoform X2, translating to MAAPSGAFQPRERRAAEQEEDWDAVAPKRPRLGAGSKIGGRRLIVVLEGASLETVKVGKTYELLNCDKHKSILLKNGRDPGEVRPDIAHQSLLMLMDSPLNRAGLLQVYIHTQKNVLIEVNPQTRIPRTFDRFCGLMVQLLHKLSVRAADGPQKLLKVIKNPVSDHFPVGCMKIGTSFSVPVVSDVRELAPSSDPIVFVVGAFAHGKVDVEYTEKMVSISNYPLSAALTCAKVTTAFEEAWGVV from the exons ATGGCTGCGCCCAGTGGTGCATTCCAACCTCGTGAGCGCCGGGCTGCGGAGCAGGAAGAGGACTGGGATGCTGTGGCGCCCAAGCGGCCCCGACTTGGGGCGGGTAGCAAGATCGGAGGCCGTAGGCTCATTGTGGTGCTGGAAGGAGCCAGTCTGGAGACAGTCAAG GTGGGGAAGACGTATGAGCTGCTCAACTGTGACAAGCACAAGTCCATCTTGTTGAAGAATGGCCGGGACCCTGGGGAAGTGAGGCCGGACATAGCTCACCAG AGTTTACTGATGCTGATGGACAGTCCCCTGAACCGGGCGGGCTTGCTCCAGGTTTACATCCATACGCAGAAGAATGTGCTGATTGAAGTGAACCCCCAGACTCGAATTCCCAGAACCTTTGACCGCTTTTGTGGCCTCATGG TTCAGCTTTTACACAAACTCAGCGTTCGAGCTGCTGATGGCCCCCAGAAGCTCTTGAAG gtgATTAAGAATCCAGTGTCAGACCACTTCCCAGTTGGGTGTATGAAAATTGGCACTTCCTTTTCTGTCCCGGTTGTCAGTGATGTGCGAGAACTGGCGCCCAGCAGTGACCCCATTGTCTTTGTGGTGGGGGCCTTTGCCCACGGCAAG GTAGATGTGGAGTACACAGAGAAGATGGTGTCCATCAGCAACTACCCGCTCTCTGCTGCCCTCACCTGTGCAAAAGTCACCACTGCCTTTGAAGAAGCGTGGGGGGTCGTCTGA
- the EMG1 gene encoding ribosomal RNA small subunit methyltransferase NEP1 isoform X5 codes for MAAPSGAFQPRERRAAEQEEDWDAVAPKRPRLGAGSKIGGRRLIVVLEGASLETVKVGKTYELLNCDKHKSILLKNGRDPGEVRPDIAHQVTPGAELRPWGLWTEVQLLHKLSVRAADGPQKLLKVIKNPVSDHFPVGCMKIGTSFSVPVVSDVRELAPSSDPIVFVVGAFAHGKVDVEYTEKMVSISNYPLSAALTCAKVTTAFEEAWGVV; via the exons ATGGCTGCGCCCAGTGGTGCATTCCAACCTCGTGAGCGCCGGGCTGCGGAGCAGGAAGAGGACTGGGATGCTGTGGCGCCCAAGCGGCCCCGACTTGGGGCGGGTAGCAAGATCGGAGGCCGTAGGCTCATTGTGGTGCTGGAAGGAGCCAGTCTGGAGACAGTCAAG GTGGGGAAGACGTATGAGCTGCTCAACTGTGACAAGCACAAGTCCATCTTGTTGAAGAATGGCCGGGACCCTGGGGAAGTGAGGCCGGACATAGCTCACCAGGTAACTCCAGGGGCGGAGCTCAGGCCCTGGGGCCTCTGGACAGAAG TTCAGCTTTTACACAAACTCAGCGTTCGAGCTGCTGATGGCCCCCAGAAGCTCTTGAAG gtgATTAAGAATCCAGTGTCAGACCACTTCCCAGTTGGGTGTATGAAAATTGGCACTTCCTTTTCTGTCCCGGTTGTCAGTGATGTGCGAGAACTGGCGCCCAGCAGTGACCCCATTGTCTTTGTGGTGGGGGCCTTTGCCCACGGCAAG GTAGATGTGGAGTACACAGAGAAGATGGTGTCCATCAGCAACTACCCGCTCTCTGCTGCCCTCACCTGTGCAAAAGTCACCACTGCCTTTGAAGAAGCGTGGGGGGTCGTCTGA
- the EMG1 gene encoding ribosomal RNA small subunit methyltransferase NEP1 isoform X3, translating into MAAPSGAFQPRERRAAEQEEDWDAVAPKRPRLGAGSKIGGRRLIVVLEGASLETVKVGKTYELLNCDKHKSILLKNGRDPGEVRPDIAHQVTPGAELRPWGLWTEVQLLHKLSVRAADGPQKLLKVIKNPVSDHFPVGCMKIGTSFSVPVVSDVRELAPSSDPIVFVVGAFAHGKMWSTQRRWCPSATTRSLLPSPVQKSPLPLKKRGGSSDSRARSQQTLRMLLPAPVLS; encoded by the exons ATGGCTGCGCCCAGTGGTGCATTCCAACCTCGTGAGCGCCGGGCTGCGGAGCAGGAAGAGGACTGGGATGCTGTGGCGCCCAAGCGGCCCCGACTTGGGGCGGGTAGCAAGATCGGAGGCCGTAGGCTCATTGTGGTGCTGGAAGGAGCCAGTCTGGAGACAGTCAAG GTGGGGAAGACGTATGAGCTGCTCAACTGTGACAAGCACAAGTCCATCTTGTTGAAGAATGGCCGGGACCCTGGGGAAGTGAGGCCGGACATAGCTCACCAGGTAACTCCAGGGGCGGAGCTCAGGCCCTGGGGCCTCTGGACAGAAG TTCAGCTTTTACACAAACTCAGCGTTCGAGCTGCTGATGGCCCCCAGAAGCTCTTGAAG gtgATTAAGAATCCAGTGTCAGACCACTTCCCAGTTGGGTGTATGAAAATTGGCACTTCCTTTTCTGTCCCGGTTGTCAGTGATGTGCGAGAACTGGCGCCCAGCAGTGACCCCATTGTCTTTGTGGTGGGGGCCTTTGCCCACGGCAAG ATGTGGAGTACACAGAGAAGATGGTGTCCATCAGCAACTACCCGCTCTCTGCTGCCCTCACCTGTGCAAAAGTCACCACTGCCTTTGAAGAAGCGTGGGGGGTCGTCTGACAGCAGAGCCCGGTCCCAACAGACACTGCGAATGTTGCTTCCCGCCCCTGTCCTCAGTTGA
- the PHB2 gene encoding prohibitin-2 → MAQNLKDLAGRLPSGPRGMGTALKLLLGAGAVAYGIRESVFTVEGGHRAIFFNRIGGVQQDTILAEGLHFRIPWFQYPIIYDIRARPRKISSPTGSKDLQMVNISLRVLSRPNAMELPSMYQRLGLDYEERVLPSIVNEVLKSVVAKFNASQLITQRAQVSLLIRRELTERAKDFSLILDDVAITELSFSREYTAAVEAKQVAQQEAQRAQFLVEKAKQEQRQKIVQAEGEAEAARMLGEALSKNPGYIKLRKIRAAQNISKTIATSQNRIYLTADNLVLNLQDESFTR, encoded by the exons ATGGCCCAGAACTTGAAGGACTTAGCGGGCCGGCTGCCCTCCGGGCCGCGGGGCATGGGCACGGCGCTGAAGCTACTGCTGGGGGCCGGGGCCGTGGCCTACGGCATCCGCGAATCGGTGTTCACCG tggaaggaggGCACAGAGCCATTTTCTTTAATCGGATCGGAGGCGTGCAGCAGGACACCATTCTGGCCGAGGGCCTTCACTTCAG GATCCCCTGGTTCCAGTACCCCATCATCTACGACATTCGGGCCAGACCCCGAAAAATTTCCTCCCCCACAGGCTCCAAAG ACCTGCAGATGGTGAACATCTCCCTGCGGGTGCTGTCCCGACCCAATGCCATGGAGCTGCCCAGCATGTACCAGCGCCTGGGGCTGGACTACGAGGAGCGAGTGTTGCCGTCCATTGTCAACGAGGTGCTCAAGAGCGTGGTGGCCAAGTTCAACGCCTCCCAGCTGATCACCCAGCGGGCCCAG gtgTCCTTGCTGATCCGACGGGAGCTGACCGAGAGGGCCAAGGACTTCAGCCTCATCTTGGACGACGTAGCCATCACCGAGCTGAGCTTCAGCCGCGAGTACACGGCCGCTGTGGAAGCCAAACAAGTGG CCCAGCAGGAGGCCCAGCGCGCACAGttcctggtggagaaggcaaagcAGGAACAGCGGCAGAAGATCGTGCAGGCGGAGGGTGAGGCCGAGGCGGCGCGGATG TTGGGAGAGGCCCTGAGCAAGAACCCAGGTTATATCAAGCTGCGCAAGATCCGGGCAGCCCAGAACATCTCCAAGACG ATCGCCACCTCACAGAATCGTATCTATCTCACTGCTGACAACCTCGTGCTCAATCTACAGGATGAAAGTTTCACCCGGTGA
- the EMG1 gene encoding ribosomal RNA small subunit methyltransferase NEP1 isoform X6, with product MAAPSGAFQPRERRAAEQEEDWDAVAPKRPRLGAGSKIGGRRLIVVLEGASLETVKVGKTYELLNCDKHKSILLKNGRDPGEVRPDIAHQLLHKLSVRAADGPQKLLKVIKNPVSDHFPVGCMKIGTSFSVPVVSDVRELAPSSDPIVFVVGAFAHGKVDVEYTEKMVSISNYPLSAALTCAKVTTAFEEAWGVV from the exons ATGGCTGCGCCCAGTGGTGCATTCCAACCTCGTGAGCGCCGGGCTGCGGAGCAGGAAGAGGACTGGGATGCTGTGGCGCCCAAGCGGCCCCGACTTGGGGCGGGTAGCAAGATCGGAGGCCGTAGGCTCATTGTGGTGCTGGAAGGAGCCAGTCTGGAGACAGTCAAG GTGGGGAAGACGTATGAGCTGCTCAACTGTGACAAGCACAAGTCCATCTTGTTGAAGAATGGCCGGGACCCTGGGGAAGTGAGGCCGGACATAGCTCACCAG CTTTTACACAAACTCAGCGTTCGAGCTGCTGATGGCCCCCAGAAGCTCTTGAAG gtgATTAAGAATCCAGTGTCAGACCACTTCCCAGTTGGGTGTATGAAAATTGGCACTTCCTTTTCTGTCCCGGTTGTCAGTGATGTGCGAGAACTGGCGCCCAGCAGTGACCCCATTGTCTTTGTGGTGGGGGCCTTTGCCCACGGCAAG GTAGATGTGGAGTACACAGAGAAGATGGTGTCCATCAGCAACTACCCGCTCTCTGCTGCCCTCACCTGTGCAAAAGTCACCACTGCCTTTGAAGAAGCGTGGGGGGTCGTCTGA